ATCCAGCTGACTTCTGCTgactcaaaattttaaaagaatgaaagagaaaagaacaatggCAGCAGTACGACATCATCTCTCACGGGCAGCAGTATGACACCTTCTCTCGTGGGGAAACGCAGCTAGTCCTTGATCTCTCTGCCACCTCCTCACGCACACCCCAGCCTGTCAGAGAGCCAAGTCGCCATTTATAAAAATCACAAGAAGCAGCAGGACGTGATGACACCCATCCAAaatcccagccctcgggaggcagagaccagagggTCAACCACAAATTGGAGACTAGCTTgatttacaaacaaaacaaaaaagaaaagaatgttaagCACAGGGTCTGAGTCCAAGGAGGGAGCACTGTTGTCCTAGACAGGGCTTCTGTGAGTGTCTGCTGTTTCTGGAGCTCCCACAGGCAGCATCGACTCCAAGGCAAAAAGACATTGCAGGAAATGGACAACCAAATTCACTGAGAGGCAGCTTAGCCCGTAGGGCCGTCTACTTTTTTTGGCATGGTAGCAATATGATGGCTGGGACACTGGGTAGGAGAGattgtcctttttctttccccagtCATTTTCCTATCTGCTGCCTCCATATGGAAATCCAGATACTCATGATGAGCTGAACAGGGGAAGTGGTACCCACACCAGGAGAAGAGCTTCCTGCAGGTGGTCACACCGACAAGGCTAACTGCTGTCCTTAgagtattggggggggggtggcttcTGCCTTACTCTGCGCACAGACAGCATTGCTGTTCCTACACACAGGCAGAGGGGGTCTTTGGAACTTAGAGGACTCAGTTTCCATCCAATGCAGGGGCAGAGGGTTGTCATGGCAGCATGCATGCCTCGAAGCTGACACTGGACTCGGGGTAAAATGTTCACTTAAATAGAACACATGAGGTCCTCTGATTCATTATTAAAACTGTCAAAAAGTCGATTTTCTGGGAAGCAGAagtaagcagatctctgtaagttcaaggccaccttggtcttcatagtgagttccaagacagccagggctgtgtagaaagaccctgagccgggcggtggtggcacatgcctttaatccctttaagcacttgggaggcagaggcaggcggatttctgagttcgaggccagcctggtctacagagtgagttccaggacagccagggctacacagagaaaccctgtctcgaaaaacaaaacaaaacccaaaaaacaaacaaacaaacaaacaaacaaacaaaagaccctgtctcaaaaaaaatgtggtaaaatactgtatatttaaattttatcattttaacctctttaattatttgtataatcCAGGGTCATTAATTACATTATCAACTGTCCACTTCCAGAACTTCTGAATCCTTCCAAACAGAAAGTCTACACCCATTAAACCATGATTCTGTCCCCGTCTCCCACATCTTGTGGCCTCTGTCTCCCTTTGGAGTTTCATGTAAGGCTGACACCCTCTGTAGCCTTTGGTGTCTGATTTATTTCTCGTGGCAAGATGTTTTCATGgactgtttttttcctttcatgttttttttttccagatagggtgtgtgtgtgtgtacacgcgaaTGTGCACATGCCTGTCTTTGCCTGTTCTGTAGTCTcaatctgtagactaggctggcctcaaactcagagacctgcctgtctcttgccaagtgctgggattaaagacgtgcaccactgCACCCAGCTATCACGATTCTTCCTACCGTAGTGTTCCCATATGACGGAATTATGCACCACGTCACACATATTTCACATTTTGTGTGTCCACTTATCTTAACATGGGTGAAGGGTGGTTTCCGTTTAAATGGTTTTTATgtccattggtgttttgcttgtatgtgagGGTTTCTGGTCACTGGAGTTGCAGACGGTTATGAGCTGCCCTGTgagtgcagggaattgaacctggtcctctggaagggggagtcagtgctcttaaccactgagccatctctccagcccctaaatattgtttttattttatgtgtgtgaatgatttgcctgcatatatgtcctTGTGccatcatgtgtgtgtggtacctgtggtggtcagaagagaGCGTCTCAGGtaccctggaagtggagttacaaaGAACTGAACCACCATGAGTGGTGAGACTTGAACTCACACCCCTGCAGGAACAGCAGGTACTCTTCAGCACCCAGCGCCCTCTTTACCTCCTCACCTTTTGATTGCAGTGAACAAAGCTGCTGAAAAGCTTGGCAAGTGTTGTGGATgtagaattttcattttttatcctGTGGCGATAGCCGTTTGGTGTAGGTGACAGCTGACTGCTGTGAGCGTACGCCTCTAGGATAGGCTTTCTGATGGtgcagttgttttgttttcttgagacagagtctcactatatagctcagcCTACATTTGGGCACatgatccccctgcttctacctGCTGAGCGCTGTCTCAGGTGTACACTGCCACACCTGCTGTTCTTTCTGGGTAGCGTTTATACAAAGACTCTGCCCCCCAAGCCATGCCCTCATACTGGCTGCGTGGCTGGTGTAGGACAGGACTTGGGTCTTTCAGTGGCAAGGCCCTTGGGCGATTCTCTTTAGGAGTGAGTTGACAGGGGCCCATGCTCTTCCCCTGGGCTCTGGGTAGGTTTTTCACCATCAGCCCAGCCGCAGCCTGCTTTTCCCTGGTAACACCCATGCTGTCTCACTTTTTCTCTCCCAGGCTAAATATGGAGTGTGAAACTGCTCTTCTTCCCAATTTAGCATTTGAATTTAAGTGAGAACTGAATGTGGCTGGTTTGCTGACTCCCATCTGTGTGTGAGAAAGGGCTTGCAGTCTGATGGGGGACTAGACTAGGGAACAGGCACTAAGGGCATGGGCTGGTGGCAACAGCAGATGCCTGGCAAGACAGGTGTGATGGGGCCTGGGGGGACACCTGGCAGCTTGCAGGTGATGATACAGTCTGAGCTGAGACTTGTGCACCTGTAGGAGCTGGCCCAGTGGTGtgggacagtgggggaggggaatgattTGAGTTGACTTGGCTTCTGTCTGCTGAGCACAAGACACAGAACGTGGGGCAGGAGTTGGCCCAGGAGCTTTCTTGGTCTCcaattctcccctctcttcctcttcttcctcttcatgcTGGAAGTGAAAGTGACCTGGGCCAGAGATGTCTGGTCACATgatcacttttgttttgtttgcctgttttgttttgttgttagtctCTTATGAGGCCTTGCCTGGCACGGAActtatgaagaccaggctgggctggagctTGGCGTGACccttctgcttctacttcttgagggctgggattacaggtgttctCTACCATGCCCCCCACATGACCACCTTCTGCCTAGGCCACTCAGAAAGTGGACCTGGCAGGCCCAAGGTGGACATGGAACAAGAGGAGGATCTGGAGGGCATCGTGGGAAATCAGTTAAGAAGGACCTTTGCTTGTTTTACCCAAACCATCCTTCTCAGGGGGATGAACTAAGTCATTCTCACATCTCTTCCTCGTATTGGTTGAAACTGAGTCATGGTTTTGGTTTAGAATGGATCGGGTGGAAATCTTGGCCAAAGAAAACCTTTTGTTGGCACTGTGAAAAAGCTGTCTGGAGGGTCATGGCCCTGCCAGACGCAGCTAAGGGCTGCCGGTGTAAAACGCACCATCAATATTTCAAGCAACATTATTTATTGATCACTTATCTGGGACAAAAGGAGAAGGTAGCTCATCACGGATACGAGCCTGCTGGGGTAAGTTTGGGCAAGAGGTCAGAGAAAGGTAGGCCATTGACAAGGATTCTCTACCCTGTCAGCCCCTGCAAGAATTCTTGAggattttgagatggggtttggggttttgttctcttttccaACTCCACAATATTCTGGATGAATATACAAAAAAAGACTAGAAGTTAGGGAATCCTGGAGCAGACCTGAGCTGCCACTGTGGCCAGGTCCAGGGGTGTAACAGCTATGAGACATCTTTCCCCACACCCCCAACTCTGCCCTTCCCCTTGTCCCACCCCCAAAACCCACTTCAGTAGGTGTCTCTTAGATGCTACTTTGGAAGCCCAGCTTAGGTCCTTCTTGAAGGAAGCCTGGCATTTCCCCTGCATACAGAACTGGGCAGATTCCTTCTCAGACAGGTTGTTTCTCTGAATCTGTCTGTCCAGCTCTTGTTCAGAGTGGTGGGGGTGCACATAGACTGGGGCTCAAATAGAGATTACTGGATTACCCACAGCTATCCTTTCTACCCTCAAAAACGTTTTTTCTCCTTTGGTCTCTCATTCCAGGGAGCAGAGTTTGAGGCATTCTGGTCTTCAGGCCCTAAGCCATTGGAGAGATTGTGCTTTGCTAGGGGTTAGAATCCCACATCGGGAGGGAGCTGCGCCACCTAGTGGGCCTTTTAACGTCTTGCAGGTAGAGCTCCCACAGTCGCCACCTTCAGCTTACTCTTGGATAAAAACCCAGACAAGCCGCTGTCCAGCTCTCAGGACTACGTTGAGATGTCCGTTCCTTCCTTAAGCCAGCCATGAGACCTAGAACTGAGAGAAAACAACTATGGCGTTTGAGAGGGAAATGATCATGCACTAGCTGAAATGTAAGTTAGTAGGAAAGCCAGTAGGGTCTTTTGACCCGGAAACAGTTTGTTCCTGTCATCCAGAATGCCGCAGATACAGAGACCACTCTTTAGGGCCCCAAGTTCCTCCCTCCAATCTCTGTTAGCTTTCCAGTAGGCTGAGCAAGGCTGAACTTAGCTCTGCTAATCACGGTAGAGCTGGCACATGCTAGAGGGAGCTGCTGGGTTTCCTCTGACGTCAGGGTCTGGAAATCCCATTTTAAGCAGGTTCTTGGGAGGTTGGAACACCCACAAAAAAGGGAGGAGAAGCCAGATGAAGCAGCTTCAGGCCTGAGGCCATCATAGTCTGGAACACAGGCCCGGAGGGGTGCCTAATATTCCCAGGAGACCTGGGCACGTGACATGGCACTAAACTCTATCCCTAAAGCTAATAATACTTCTCAAAGGCCCCTGATTTAGTGCCCTCCACCTGGCTCCAACAGAGGTCTTTCCCTCTAGCCTGAGAAGATCTGCGGCAGAGGAGAGAGGCCTAGGGAATGAGTGACAGTATGAGGTCGCTCAGACCCAGTGTGTCCCACCGGCCAACCTCCTAAAAGGCTTCCTGGTTATTCTTTGTCACCCtccatctatcctctcctccaCTGCAACACATGGGGCAGACCCTGTGCCTAGAGTTCTGGAAGCTCAGATGTTTCCATGGTAACAGAACAAGGAGCTTGGAAGTCTGAACATACTCCTTTTGACAGGAAAACTCCAGATGTATTTGTAGCGAATGGCCATTCAGAATCTGGCAGTGGTCTCCTACCCacaagtagtgtgtgtgtgtgtgtgtgtgtgtgtgtgtgtgtgtgtgtgtgtgcgcgtgtgtgtgtgatgtagcaAATGAAACTTACATAGAATGCCTAACTTGTTTTCCTGGCTATGTGGTAAGCGCTAGCATAGCACTACAGCATTTTACTTTCTGGGAATCTTCTAGAATgagtctcttcctctccttttcaataataaaaaaaaaggaatcaaatTCCTCTAGGGCTGCGCTGGCTAGTTTCTGTGTCAGCTTGACATAGGCTAGGTCCAtctgagaagagaaaatctcaggaactgcctccatcaaaTAGGCAAACCTGtggtgtattttcttaattgttgacagatgtgggagagcccagttCCCTGTGGCCAGTGAGGCTTGGGAAGAGATACAAAAGTGGACTGAGCAACCCATGAGGAACAAGAAAgtgagcagtgttcctccatggcctctgcatcagctcctgcctccaggttcctgccttgggttctgccctgactttcctcagtgatggagtgtgagcTGAGAGTTGCacgctgaaataaaccctttcctcccaagttgcttttgctcatggtgtttatcGAAGCAATGGAAACATAACTTAGGCAGGGGCCAGTGGAGGAAGGAATGCCTTCAGAGGGCTGCTTGACAAGAGTATTCCAGAGTGGGCAAAGGGcccttgtgtatttatttttacatattttattttatatatttattattcatttgtctatctatttacttttgagatagggtttctttgtgtagtcctggctgtcctggaactcactctgtagaccaagctggcctcaaactcaggatctgcctgcctctgcttcctgagtgttgggattaaaggcatgtgccaccatccaAAAGGGGCCTCTTATATCCTCACATCTCAGTTCTGGAAGTTCTGATAGTTTGGCTCCAGTATGGCAGGCATACTGCCCTGATGCCAGGGAGGGAGTCTATGTACCTGGGCTCTTTGCCCACCTTAGGGACTGGAGTCTAGGCTGCCGCTCCACTGTCTTCCACCGTGATCTGTTTTCCTTCCAGTCTGAGATGCTGCTGTTTCTTtgctcccttttccctctctgctgctctgCCACCTGAGCTTCCTCCTCCTGGGTTCTGGCCCTACAGAGCCCCCTGCCCAGCAAGCTATGTCTCACAGACCCCTCATCTTCTCCTAGCACTGGCCAGCAGCCAGGGCTCCACCTTTTCTGGTTCCATGCTAAAACACTTCTGGTTCCAGGCTTTGGTGTCATTTGTCCCCAAAACCTATAGAGCTGGTTTTCCCAGACACCTTCCTTtgagtcttctctctcctcatccaCTCCAGCAGTCCTGGGTTTTTCTACCCTATCTTCAGCTCTGTTCAAAGCCTCCTAGCCCATTTCCCCCTCTGGCCACCTCACTGCTATCCTGTCCCTAAAGTGTCCATCTGGCAATTTCCATGGGCTACTAAAGGATCTACTGAGGTCTTGGGACATGATTCTGGGGTGTAAAGCAACTTATGGGGGTGAGGACCCTTAAACTACTCTTCTCAGATGGAGCAACTCTCCTGGGTTCCATCTggcccttttctctcccctcaccGCTAGGTTTCACTTCCCAGCGAGGTCCCTCCCATTTATTGGCTTGGCGGGTCACGAACAACACAGAGGCCACAATAAAGGATCTGTCAGAGTTTCGTTTATTGGCTCGTCCAGTGCCAAGGTCCAGTGGGCACCGTGGAACTAGGAGCCTCTCAGCTCCTGCATTTCCTTCCCTTTACAGGTTCCACTTGGCCCAATGAGGCTGCCAGAACCCGGGCCAGGGGTGGGATCCAGGTTGGTtctgacggggggggggggggcgggcgggTGAGGGGTTGCTTGGCACAGGAAGGGGAGCCCATGGCAAGGTACGATGGATCCCCTTTATAGGAGAGGAAAGGAGCCAGCTTGGCAGGGCCGCTGCAGTGGAGCCTAGGAGTAGGGGAGTCCAGCCTACTGCATGAATGTATAAAAGGGGTCAAGggtggaaggggaggaaggagtcCCTCGGAGCCTCGTTCTGTCAAGGGCTTGAGTCCTGAGGTTCAGAGACCAGCAGGGGTggatatagagaaagaaagaccTGGGCTGACGTAGGGAGGAGGTGACCACTTTCACCCAACCTCCTCAGCATGCACACCCTTGGATCTcacctcttttatttatttatttattttttttggtagAATACACAGCCCTACCAACCACAGTTCTGGCATGGCCATGCTGCTTATTGAAAGCCCGTGTCTCCACGAATGGTTGTTCCCGAGGAACACCCTCCTCCCAGGCAGGCCTGCCCCGTTTCTTCCCCTTCTCAAGGTCCCCTCCCtggggggggcgggaggggagCAGGCAGGTCAGGCCTCAGAGAAGGGATGGCCATGGTCAGCAAGGCACTGGACTGGCAGGGCGGGACTGGAGCAGCAAGAAGAGCCGCGCTGGCTGCGGAGCCGCCACCTCCGCAAGGGCGTGGTCATCACATCCGCCCTCAACCTCCTCTTTGCCAAGCCCCCTCTGGAGGAGTATTCATGGGAAGGGGGTACTGGAAACAGCCATCTAGGGGGTTTGCGGGTCTGAAACACTTGGGGCTAGTGGCCCACTGTTTGAGGGGCCGAGGCTGCAGCTCTTCTCAGTGCTTGCTATTGTCCTACagatggaggggaggggggagccGAGTCTCTCAAGCTGAGTCGCCCCCTCCAGAACTCTTCTTCTTGGGCCGGGTCTTCAGCGTCTTGGAAGCCGGTGGCTAGGCAGAGAGGATCATGGGGCTCAGCTTGTTCCCACTGTATCTTCCCATCGCCCCAAGACCACGGCCTGTATCCTCACCTCAGCTTTGGCTACTTTTTTGATAGGTTTGGTCCTCTTGGGTGCCTTGTCTCCCAGGtcatcttctgaggtctctgTTCGGGGATCTGGCTGGCTTGTGCTAGGCCTTAGACTCAGGGCAGGCTCGTCTCCTGGTTtcaggggaggaaaagagaatgAGGACCCAGGGGTCTCTCTGGTCTTTTTAGCTCTAGCCTCCTTCCCACAGCTCAGGGTCTGCCAGTACCTAAGTCCTCGATAGTGTCCAGGAGACCCACAGGGCCGGGTTGGAGGCGGCCATCTGGCCCTTGCAGCGGTAATGCATCCTCATCTCGGATGAGAGTCAGGTCCTGCATGCTGAAGCTCCGGAGCTTTTCCGACAGCACCCCCTGGCCCTAGGGTCACCACCACGCACCAagagagcaggaggaaggggcGGGGTGGAGACAGAGGTTATTGTGGTGCTGGGATATTTTCCCTTTGgtcagatgaggaaactgaccAGACAGAAGAAACAGGGCTGGAGCCTGGAGCTGCACAGCCCAAAGTCTCCCAGGTCTAAAGGTAGGGTGGATGCCAAGGGGCCTGGGCAGGACATAAGATGAACACGGTGGCTCCAGGAGTCTGGGCTCCCTCATCTCACCTTGGCAGCAGCTGTGACTGCAGCATTGGCAGCCAGGTTCAGGCCCCTCTTGCCCACCCTCATCATGGTCTCATAGCTCTTCTCTCGGGCTTGTGTGATGTATTCGTCGATCTCCTAGGGGGAtgagagacctgagaggtgaggcTGCAGGCAAGTGACCTTTGCTCACAACTGTGCGAAGACACTGCCCGCCCCAGGGAGCTAGGCTCTGCCTGGTTACCCATAGGAAATATTTGTAGCTGGAGGCATGGGGATGTCTCAGATGGGCCAGGCTGGGAAGGGCTCAAGGAAGGGGCAAACCTTTTCCTTGTTGGACAGTGTTGGATGCACGAACTTGCGGTAGAGAACGCTGGAACCCTTGGTGTAAGGGGACAGCAGCCATATCACAAAGGCAATCTTGAGCTCAAAGTAGAAGGGGAACCTGTTGGGCGGACAGAGGTGTGCTCAGAGCAGGAGCGGGAAGGGATACACTGGATTTAGCGTCATGGAACCTGGACAGCTCCCACCCCTTAAGTGGTCTGAGGCCCTGTGGTTTTCAGGAGGACAGGGGTAGGAGTTGGGAACGTTAGACTGAGATTCATGTGGAAGGTAAGAAGAGACCCCATTTggggtacatgcctgtaatcccagtatggGAGACTGGTCACAAATTTGTGCCTACTCCAGGCTACCTAATACCTTATCTCAAAATAGACCACAAAACCAAAGGCCAAGCATGGGGGCACATCCCTGAATCTTAGGCGcctgggaagtagaagcaggaggatcaggagttcagggccagtctgggGAGCACaagacactgttttaaaaaacaaaacaaagcaaaaggagaCCCCATGAGGAATTCCAGCAAGCGGCTCCCCTTCCTCCACTTTAAGTCCTAGCACCCCTTCCTTCCAACGCCCCCATGCTGAGATCCAAATCCAGGGGAGCTCCCTGTCTGCCAGGTTCCCACCCTCCCTCCATGAGAAGAACCAGGATGGAGTCTGGGTCTTGATCCTGCTGCCATAATGCTCctcagttcccccccccccccaggattgGCCCCAGACATGCCTGGCAAGCTTGCTCCCATTGAGTTATCCCTGGTCTTTTGACGTTTCATTTTTCACGAGATTTACCTAGGCAGATCTTGGACTTGTAATCTTCTTCCCTCAGCCAAGTGGTTGTGTTACTACTGTGCACAACTCATGTGCACTAACTCTCATactttgtttgtgtatgtgtgcatgtgtgtgcgtgagtgagtatggaggccagaggtcatccCTGGGTATTCTTGTCTCTCTGGCCTGGAGCTAGCAATCCCTAGTGAGCCGCCAATGGGGTCATaagctgggaactgaagttgAGGCCTCAAGTTTCCTCACCAAGCACTTAACCCACCAAGCCTTATCTCTGGgcctttgatatttttttaattaaattttgttcttgaaaccagtcatggtggtgcatgactttagtACCAGtgtttgagaagcagaggcaggtggatctctgagttccaggacagccagggctataccgaaaacctctgtcttgaaaaacaaaataaataaaataattttttcccctttgagacaTAGTCTGCGTTGTTCTCCAGGGGTCTCCTGGAGTCACGTGACTGCCCTGCTTCCCCTCTCCATTTCCCACAGGCTGTAACACTCGCTCGGGCCACACCTTCCTTGTCTTCCACATCTTCACAAAGCCCTCATCGAAGGCCCCTCCTTCACCTGTACCCAGGGAATCTAGACTTATCACCCCATCAGCTGGCAAACAGGAGAGCTTTATCTCCAAGTAAAATGATATTTTGTCTCCCAACGTttaagtttttgggttttttttttgttttgtttttcgagacagggtttctctgtgtagccctagctgtctggaactcactctgtagaccaggctggcctcgaactcagaaatccgcctgcctctgcctcctgagtgctgggattaaaggcgtgcgccaccactgccctgcgttTAAGTTCTTTtatctctcatttaaaaaatgtttttggaaGTCATGGACAATTTTATTGGagttttaatgaaaaacaaagagaaatgaacaaTTCCAGGGTAGGCAAGCTTTAAACTCAGCAGTTTCCTGGAAGAAAAGcacaggagagagaaggaaggaagccaggccaTGTAAGCCAGTATGGAGGGCAGACATGGGACCCACACGCTGTCACATGGTGGAAAAAGAGTAAGAAAACCGAAAATGTTGGGGAGGCATTCCCTAAGTGTTAAGAAAAGCATGTTTGgaaaagagatgactcagtgtctaagagcactggctgcttttgcagaggacctgggttcagttcccagcacccacacgacagctcacaactccagctccaggggatctgatagcTTCTTCTGGCACCAGGCATACAGCAGGTGCAGTCACACGTACACGGCAAAACATCCGTGAATAGAAAATacgggtttgtttgttttttttaaaaagaaacatttgggTTGTGGTGCAGGTGcagtatacacctgta
This DNA window, taken from Arvicanthis niloticus isolate mArvNil1 chromosome 14, mArvNil1.pat.X, whole genome shotgun sequence, encodes the following:
- the Reep2 gene encoding receptor expression-enhancing protein 2 isoform X2 translates to MVSWIISRLVVLIFGTLYPAYSSYKAVKTKNVKEYVKWMMYWIVFAFFTTAETLTDIILSWFPFYFELKIAFVIWLLSPYTKGSSVLYRKFVHPTLSNKEKEIDEYITQAREKSYETMMRVGKRGLNLAANAAVTAAAKGVLSEKLRSFSMQDLTLIRDEDALPLQGPDGRLQPGPVGLLDTIEDLGDEPALSLRPSTSQPDPRTETSEDDLGDKAPKRTKPIKKVAKAEPPASKTLKTRPKKKSSGGGDSA
- the Reep2 gene encoding receptor expression-enhancing protein 2 isoform X1, giving the protein MVSWIISRLVVLIFGTLYPAYSSYKAVKTKNVKEYVKWMMYWIVFAFFTTAETLTDIILSWFPFYFELKIAFVIWLLSPYTKGSSVLYRKFVHPTLSNKEKEIDEYITQAREKSYETMMRVGKRGLNLAANAAVTAAAKGQGVLSEKLRSFSMQDLTLIRDEDALPLQGPDGRLQPGPVGLLDTIEDLGDEPALSLRPSTSQPDPRTETSEDDLGDKAPKRTKPIKKVAKAEPPASKTLKTRPKKKSSGGGDSA
- the Reep2 gene encoding receptor expression-enhancing protein 2 isoform X3, with amino-acid sequence MMYWIVFAFFTTAETLTDIILSWFPFYFELKIAFVIWLLSPYTKGSSVLYRKFVHPTLSNKEKEIDEYITQAREKSYETMMRVGKRGLNLAANAAVTAAAKGQGVLSEKLRSFSMQDLTLIRDEDALPLQGPDGRLQPGPVGLLDTIEDLGDEPALSLRPSTSQPDPRTETSEDDLGDKAPKRTKPIKKVAKAEPPASKTLKTRPKKKSSGGGDSA